In Corvus moneduloides isolate bCorMon1 chromosome 12, bCorMon1.pri, whole genome shotgun sequence, the following proteins share a genomic window:
- the CETP gene encoding cholesteryl ester transfer protein isoform X2, with translation MCWAGRMMLGTFSILLVLVHAAAACDFGPFPYRATGIVCRMTKPAALLLNKETAQVIQAAFRNAKFPNITGERSMRLLGRVAYGLTNIQVNDLSIERSQVELKEDNAIHIAIKNVTALFKGTLTYGYAGAWFLQLFHSVDFEIESSIDLQLSIKLMCQKDQVVPDASGCYLTFHKLTLHLQGDKQPGWLKQLFTDFISFTLKLVLKREVCKEINAVSQMLTNFILDLAADFVRDKDIIVDISLASDPVIKASYIESHHKGLVLYRNNSSVLSDSVFSPSLLTESRMLYFWFSEHSLSSLASAAFLDGQLVLNFTGEKLQELFEMEDTEVQRKAVQMVFQGTSYNDSVAKVWSLTQPQISPQPEGTVVRSLVAVEVSILPAGEEPLVALYMEKDLVHKIAKVQWMSHPGAPETEALGLRGEFVACKWRRKMLAFSSNTWRKSQSLSKLPMKKRNSFCSLWTPV, from the exons atgtgctgggctggcaggatgATGCTGGGGACCTTCAGCATCTTGCTAGTGCTGGTCCACGCAGCAGCAGCGTGTGATTTTGGGCCCTTCCCCTACAGAGCCACAGGGATCGTCTGCAGGATGACCAAGCCCGCGGCATTGCTGT TGAACAAGGAAACGGCCCAGGTCATTCAAGCAGCCTTCAGAAATGCCAAATTCCCAAACATCACTGGGGAAAGGTCCATGCGGCTCCTCGGCCGGGTGGCTTATGGGCTGACCAA CATCCAGGTCAACGATTTGTCCATAGAGAGGAGCCAGGTGGAGCTCAAGGAGGACAATGCCATTCACATTGCCATTAAAAACGTGACAGCCTTGTTCAAAGGGACCCTCACCTATGGCTACGCCGGGGCCTGGTT TTTGCAGCTTTTTCATTCAGTTGATTTTGAAATTGAGTCTTCCATTGACCTCCAGCTAAGCATCAAACTGA TGTGCCAAAAGGACCAAGTGGTTCCTGATGCCTCAGGCTGCTACCTGACTTTCCACAAACTCACACTTCACCTCCAAGGAGACAAGCA ACCTGGCTGGCTGAAGCAGCTCTTCACAGATTTCATCTCCTTCACTCTGAAGCTTGTCCTCAAGAGGGAG GTGTGCAAGGAAATAAATGCTGTTTCTCAGATGCTGACAAATTTTATACTTGATTTAGCAG CCGATTTTGTCCGGGATAAGGATATCATTGTTGATATCTCCCTTGCATCAGATCCTGTAATTAAAGCAAGCTACATAGAATCCCATCACAAG GGCCTTGTCCTGTACAGGAACAACTCCAGCGTGCTCAGTGACTCTGTTTTCTCCCCGTCACTGCTGACCGAGTCCCGAATGCTCTACTTCTGGTTCTCTGAGCACAGCCTCAGCTCTCTGGCTTCAGCAGCTTTCTTAGATGGGCAACTGGTGTTGAACTTCACAGGGGAGAAATTGCAG GAACTCTTTGAGATGGAAGACACAGAAGTGCAGCGGAAGGCAGTGCAGATG GTTTTTCAAGGCACATCCTATAATGACTCTGTGGCCAAGGTGTGGAGTCTCACCCAGCCCCAGATTTCTCCTCAGCCTGAAGGGACAGTCGTGAGGTCCTTGGTAGCAGTGGAAGTCAGCATCCTTCCTGCAGGAGAAGAACCCCTGGTGGCTCTGTACATGGAGAAG GACTTGGTTCACAAAATAGCAAAAGTCCAGTGGATGAGCCATCCTGGAGCCCCAGAGACTGAGGCTCTGGGCCTGAGGGGGGAGTTTGTTGCATGCaagtggagaaggaaaatgctgGCCTTCTCTAGCAATACCTGGAG gaAATCACAGTCACTATCCAAGCTACctatgaagaaaagaaactcaTTTTGCAGCCTGTGGACTCCAG taTAG
- the CETP gene encoding cholesteryl ester transfer protein isoform X1, translated as MCWAGRMMLGTFSILLVLVHAAAACDFGPFPYRATGIVCRMTKPAALLLNKETAQVIQAAFRNAKFPNITGERSMRLLGRVAYGLTNIQVNDLSIERSQVELKEDNAIHIAIKNVTALFKGTLTYGYAGAWFLQLFHSVDFEIESSIDLQLSIKLMCQKDQVVPDASGCYLTFHKLTLHLQGDKQPGWLKQLFTDFISFTLKLVLKREVCKEINAVSQMLTNFILDLAADFVRDKDIIVDISLASDPVIKASYIESHHKGLVLYRNNSSVLSDSVFSPSLLTESRMLYFWFSEHSLSSLASAAFLDGQLVLNFTGEKLQELFEMEDTEVQRKAVQMVFQGTSYNDSVAKVWSLTQPQISPQPEGTVVRSLVAVEVSILPAGEEPLVALYMEKEITVTIQATYEEKKLILQPVDSSIEIKVFKCTADPSGKDPSIQRFLQNMILVAGIPEVTSSIGSALTSLMNSKRLDLFDIINPEIITRKGYVIVQLDFGFPSHLLLHFLEKSW; from the exons atgtgctgggctggcaggatgATGCTGGGGACCTTCAGCATCTTGCTAGTGCTGGTCCACGCAGCAGCAGCGTGTGATTTTGGGCCCTTCCCCTACAGAGCCACAGGGATCGTCTGCAGGATGACCAAGCCCGCGGCATTGCTGT TGAACAAGGAAACGGCCCAGGTCATTCAAGCAGCCTTCAGAAATGCCAAATTCCCAAACATCACTGGGGAAAGGTCCATGCGGCTCCTCGGCCGGGTGGCTTATGGGCTGACCAA CATCCAGGTCAACGATTTGTCCATAGAGAGGAGCCAGGTGGAGCTCAAGGAGGACAATGCCATTCACATTGCCATTAAAAACGTGACAGCCTTGTTCAAAGGGACCCTCACCTATGGCTACGCCGGGGCCTGGTT TTTGCAGCTTTTTCATTCAGTTGATTTTGAAATTGAGTCTTCCATTGACCTCCAGCTAAGCATCAAACTGA TGTGCCAAAAGGACCAAGTGGTTCCTGATGCCTCAGGCTGCTACCTGACTTTCCACAAACTCACACTTCACCTCCAAGGAGACAAGCA ACCTGGCTGGCTGAAGCAGCTCTTCACAGATTTCATCTCCTTCACTCTGAAGCTTGTCCTCAAGAGGGAG GTGTGCAAGGAAATAAATGCTGTTTCTCAGATGCTGACAAATTTTATACTTGATTTAGCAG CCGATTTTGTCCGGGATAAGGATATCATTGTTGATATCTCCCTTGCATCAGATCCTGTAATTAAAGCAAGCTACATAGAATCCCATCACAAG GGCCTTGTCCTGTACAGGAACAACTCCAGCGTGCTCAGTGACTCTGTTTTCTCCCCGTCACTGCTGACCGAGTCCCGAATGCTCTACTTCTGGTTCTCTGAGCACAGCCTCAGCTCTCTGGCTTCAGCAGCTTTCTTAGATGGGCAACTGGTGTTGAACTTCACAGGGGAGAAATTGCAG GAACTCTTTGAGATGGAAGACACAGAAGTGCAGCGGAAGGCAGTGCAGATG GTTTTTCAAGGCACATCCTATAATGACTCTGTGGCCAAGGTGTGGAGTCTCACCCAGCCCCAGATTTCTCCTCAGCCTGAAGGGACAGTCGTGAGGTCCTTGGTAGCAGTGGAAGTCAGCATCCTTCCTGCAGGAGAAGAACCCCTGGTGGCTCTGTACATGGAGAAG gaAATCACAGTCACTATCCAAGCTACctatgaagaaaagaaactcaTTTTGCAGCCTGTGGACTCCAG taTAGAGATTAAAGTGTTTAAATGTACAGCTGATCCAAGCGGG aagGACCCATCCATACAAAGGTTCCTGCAGAACATGATCTTGGTTGCTGGCATTCCAGAAGTAACTTCAA GTATTGGATCAGCTCTGACTTCCCTGATGAACAGCAAAAGGCTCGATCTCTTTGATATCATAAATCCTGAGATCATCACCAGAAAA GGATATGTAATTGTACAGCTTGACTTTGGCTTCCCAAGTCATTtgcttcttcattttcttgagAAAAGTTGGTAG